The Microplitis mediator isolate UGA2020A chromosome 10, iyMicMedi2.1, whole genome shotgun sequence genomic sequence aaaaaaatacaaaaaaaatttaaggtattaaaatctatgaaatttttataagtgtgaatgtagcagacatcagacaaatttaaaattattaataaatagagtaaacaATTAGTAAAatagaacttaaaaaaaatgcgcattaaaaaaattttgaaattaataagtgcattttttataaatattatttttttaattatttactctatttatttataatttaaaatctgtcTGCtgcctgctacattcacactcatgaaatttttcactttgttgaaaaaatcgcatttttttcgaaaactaagcgagatatcgaaaaattttattctccaaaaaagtcttatttcgTCGAGTTCTACACGAATTTGGCGGTCATTTGGTGGAGAAACGGAAACGGTAGAATCCCCGTGAGGACacatctaaataaataaatcatgtaattgcgtattttaaaaattattttatttaaattgttcaagtatccaaaactggccctggGTTGGCCCAGCGATACCTCTACCCTatcgataataaattaaaataatcatattaATCTGCAAAAAACAGTTCGATTAATGACAagataattaaacttaaatcataataaacttgtcttttaattaattaatataatccATTGATACCtacctttatttattttattttttaatcttttttctTAGTAATGAAATAGACGGAAATATTGTAGTCGTAACTCCTAGGAGCCGATCCCCGTGTAAACATTGGATGCCACCTAGTTTCTTAGCTGCATTGATCACATGTCTATCCCTCACCCACGCTATCGTTATTACAGACGGTTATTACAAGACCTGTGAACAATATAAAAAGAGAATTATTCATGTTTTGGGATCCGCAGGTCGTGAAGCTATGGTACAGTACACACTTTATCtaatcatatttaaattttatataaaaaaaaatgtatatagtaACTAAAAGTACTAACTTTATGGTGTAGGCAATTCATAATCGTCTGAGTTGTAGCGCAATATTTGATTACATGGATTACATCGAGCCAGATTCAAATAACTGGAGAAGAGGCGATGAAATGAATACTGGATTAGCATTACTATTTGCAATCATCACAATATGGTTCAGTTGTTTTATatggattattatttttataataaattttgttatggCTCGACAGAGGCACAACAATCCCGGTGAAAATGTTTGTTgctgttaatttttaagtaatttattaacaacatctcaataattatagttttaaaaatctatatttcgtaattaggaaaaaataaaattattattaaagataaattatatattttttactgtattaGACAATATTTTACAGTACATATTTTAGTACGCTAATTacctgatttattttattattattttttttacataaacatataataatattttatatacattatcAAGTAACTCACTCATGATTAATACATCACAacttatttatgtatatatttatattttaataattaatacataaAACTAGATAAAGTTGCcttagaaaaaataacttacaaaaaaaaaattgacagacttaaaattgtcaactttattgtatgtttttttttttattttatttatttattttaaattcatcattTCTTCGTGCTGTTCGTTCAGTGCTGCGTATgttgtatacaaatatattatttcttcttttatataataataataataatagtatctATACACGAATACACTATTTCGTACTctagtttattttaacatttgtgcattttattcacaaattcattattttaaatgtgttattaataataataatagtaatcaattaattatgtataCTGTTTAACAAAATACAATGTAACAACCCATAATTTCTTACAATTAATCATGTAAAGTACAACATCATTACatgattataataaaacaaaatattattttttttttttacactataattgtttttttattcgctttccttttaatgtttttttatcgctttaaaaaaaaatgtaagcactttttaaaactttttttttttttttaaattgataaattaataaaaaatggcaaAATAAAAGGAAGGAAAAGTACATTAAGtttgtgttaaataaaaaaataatttgtagtgtatggagataaaaaaaaaataagtagtgcAATATTTGGTTAAGGGCAGTGTATAAATCCAAAATAGagcgataaataaatataaataataatattaataattaaaaataaaaatgtaacttagaaaaaaaagtgcggaaaaaatactatagaaagttcattaataaatacatcTGTAAGGGAAtgttaatagtttttaatttatactctgtaaaaaatttgaagagtgaacgcagattaaatccggagtgaatgtgaAGCAGataactgtttatttatttaatcccctcggagtgaaattcacttctgAAAGGaggttattttaatatcaaaactcTGAATCGAAGTGAatacggatttaaataaaatctagatcactccgctgaaaaacaaactccgaatttactccgtatgcggagtgaatttttaaaatctccggaactccgagtgaattcgaatttaaatgGTTACATGACTAAATATCACAATCAAAATATCACTAGCCTGCAGATTGAGATAGTATTACGTCAAAATATTACATGATATTATATCGTGTttatcactccgaattcactcccaattttttacagtgtagaattattttttgagaaaaaaatatatattcaaaaatttaattatcaatcaattaataattttgtattatacaaaaattagctgctttaattaattattttaataatatgtCTATGCAACTAATGACAGATATAAAATAACCGAAagaaaataactaaaataaaattaccataataaatagattttcatgtttatgtaattttattttacttttttttcagactTTTTATGTGcattttatcatataaatatataaatacacatGCTTtggttattttataaaattatttttaccggTAATATTATCATCAGTTGAATAATCGACGGAAaatatttctgaaaaaaattttgaaaatttaaattcattaagtatattttaaaaaaatctcactGATGTCTATTTAATAAATggtaatgttatatatatatatatatatatatatattattaatttttaccgttataataaataatagtaataattattacatcatatacaatattttttatttttgttggtTTTTACTGACTCTTAAATCACACgctatttaatataataatttttataatacagtacaatcaataatttatataaattatatatctatcaagcatcaatttaataaaagaaggCACctaattacattaaatttatgctctaaaatttttgtataagaTGTAcagacaattattattaatttttttttttcattaaaaaatcagtaattttaagttttatattcaaaattttagaatttcagCTACTCTATCATTTAATATATTGtcttgttatttaattaaattgattaaaaaatttatttcacagtCAATCAGATAAAGGCGCAGAATAATagtgagtttaaaaaaagcaaCAATAAagacatgaaaataaaatttataaaataaatttaaatttaaatccataatTAATGcccattttatatttattatatcccAAAAcattgattataaataattatacaagctcttaaaaaatagCCTCACTATTAtgtgtgtgaatgtagcagagatcagacaaatttaaaattatttataaataattaataaaataaaatttttaaaaaatgcgcatttaaaaattttgaaattaataagggcattttttataaatattattcttttaattatttatagttttaaatttggctgatgtctgctacattcacacttgttcattattataaattatttatttatgtatcatatatttatatccaaTACACTTTTGTAAAAAAGACCCGAATGAAAGCTTATTaagagtttatttaaatttaaaaacttaaataaagttattaattttaaatatttaagcttTACGAGGATCAGTCTTGCATCTATTTAGAGAGactagatatttttaatcaatatttttttaactattaactGCGCCTTTAATGtggagtttatttttacagatatatcttttattatttcatgttttttcattttttactattactcatattcatttatttataaatggtTCGACCAGATGTTTATCTTTAAGAAATGATTCCTATAAGCATTTAAAAATGTACACAAATGTATTACGtctttctttaaatatttacatacttgatttaagaattattatattaataaattgtaagcagcttacttaattaattgatcttaattaattgttaattaagtaattaagaTCTCGGAAAAAGATTTACTAATGGACTTGCCCTGCTGGCCAATGAGAAGAATAAAACTAACTACCAAAATCCTCAGGCTTTAATTGATGACTTGAAGAGTCTATCAGTTGAAGATGATACCGATATTTGTACGAAAATTGAGCTTTTGCGTCAACTAGAAAATGAAATTCGGCAAAAGATACTGGAACTGGAGAAACAAGCCGCTAGATCTGATAAGTCAAAGAATACAAATCCTATCCGTAATGTCAATAATGACTCAAGTGTCTATAAACAAACTAATCCATTTGCAGTACTAATGAACGACAGCTATGATTATGAAGGAGGTGCTGTTAATAATTCAACTGATGTTATTTACTGACCGAGTACACGTTAcccaaaaaactttaaataaaaattatataaaaaaataaaaaataataataataaaatttaaaaaatggatggTTATTTtcccttttattttatttatttaaacatacattttatttatttatttaaaaattaaaaaaattttcaattgtcagCCACATTTACACTCATCTTTAAGTTTCGTTCTCATGTAAAACGATCTTCAgtttcatgaatttttcccCTCGTAATTTTATGCTCAGTTCATACCAGTGCTACCAGATCGTACGATATTTTTACCCCCTCCTGCCATTACACTCCATGCTGTTTACCTCGGGAAGGGGTAAAAATATCGCACGATCTGGCAGCACACACAGTCAGATACCGAAAAGAAGTCTGAGAAGGAAGATAGTAAGAAATGCGAACCAgctatacaaaaaataatatctatGTCGgcgttaaaaaatatcaacaacATTCGcaaaaagaataatatatatgtatatattttcaataagcaaatatacatacattcacaCTAATAATTGTATGTATATTTgcttattgaaaatatatacatatataattattctttGTGCGAATgttgttgatattttttaacgtcgacatagatattattttttatgacaataaagttagcaaacatttaacaatatttgtttttttttttaacataaaaataagtattaaaaaaaatattttaaaaaatttcacgtatagtttattaaatttttttagaaatattttttttttttattatttatttgtaaaaaaaaatgtattcaaagttcaaatgtctgctaacttaattgtcatttattttttttatagccgcgataattatttttatcatatatatatgatatatatgtatatatacatatgtatatttatatataaatatttatatacatgacGTTGTTCATAGGAAATACAgagattcaaaatttaaaaaaaaaaatggaaattttgaaaaacgaaAATGAAGAACTGAAAAAACAATTGCGCACAAAAGATGAAGTCATCAAAAAAGTTCTAACTATGAGCGAACCGTTCGCTGCGAACGTATCAGTTCTACTGATACGTTCGATGACTCAAGTGTAACATACGTTCcacaaaggaaaaaaataaaccgtaACCGGAATTTTTACAAACCCGGCAATCGGCGTCAAAGTaagtaaaattgaatgattTGACATAATTAGATTCATTTTGACTTCTACAATTCTTTTGACTTGTATATgacttttattcaacttagGAATTTAAGTCAATTAAGACAAATCCAAGACAACGAGTCTTTAATTTCACTTGGTTGGCGTAAATGGGTACTAAGTAAGACAACTAAGTCAAAAGCAAGTCTAAACCGAATGAATTTTCGTatcttaaaatatgaaaacacATTTGGTTTTGACTTacttttgattaagttgaGCTGATTAAGGTGAGCTGCTtacatttgtttatttttctattttaatataataataaatattcatcaaGAAATAGCTAATAGATAAtagaaatttacaaattttaaactgtATAAATGTTGTGAAAATTCTTAGCTGCAAAAATAGATGCctgtatttacttttatttaattactataatttaattttaattactatttttttaatttttttttttttttactattcatCACACTCTTTCCtgtatttattaacattttttttttggtttctaGATGCCGAgttctttatatttaaataataagcacaattaatttttaatggaatacaataattataaacttttataattaaaaatattaattaatggatAAATACTATTCTGTGTaaagtataattaattataaatttaatgcacCATTCTAATCAGGTATTTTTTAGGCTCACGATACAAttcgtgaaaaatatattattattattagtaatattttttttttttagcaattaaTCGAGGTAATAAGATGATAAAGCGGTGCTTTTTTCATGTTAACGtaacattataaattaattaacaaaatccTTATTAAAaagctcaaaaaaaattatatatttttattctttatctaaatctcttaataaaaaaatcataatttttttaaatttgttttgcAGTTGGCTAAAGCACAAACTCAAAACAAAATGAGACTCactaactaaaaataaataaatcaaaaaaatattttttat encodes the following:
- the LOC130676014 gene encoding uncharacterized protein LOC130676014 isoform X1, whose protein sequence is MNSVQAEKRLAILYSAAATLSVISFICIITTWQYWAWTLDSCFETDCNCIFYGVNAFSKLRGGDAKICHFATYAIIPSILFSIGFGIYHGYRTCINKKLSDPKIIARRSVNYSSNEIDGNIVVVTPRSRSPCKHWMPPSFLAALITCLSLTHAIVITDGYYKTCEQYKKRIIHVLGSAGREAMAIHNRLSCSAIFDYMDYIEPDSNNWRRGDEMNTGLALLFAIITIWFSCFIWIIIFIINFVMARQRHNNPGENVCCC